The following DNA comes from Kitasatospora sp. NBC_01287.
GACCGCGCACCAGACGCACGGGCTGGACGCGGCCTTCGCGGGCGGCGGCGCGATCATGCTGCTGGGCCTGCTGGTGGCGGTCCTGGTGATCCGCACGCCGCGCCCGGAGCATCAGCCGGCGCGCCAGAAGGCGCGCTAGAAGGCGCGCCCCAGCGTGGCCAGGTAGGCGCGCCAGCCGCCGAATCCGGTGATCTCACGGTGCGCTCCGCGCTCCAACTCGCCGCGGGCGAGCACCATCGAGAAGCAGGCGCTGCCATCCGCCAGCTCGATCACGCCGAACTCCAACTCGGGCGGCTCACCGGGGAGCAGCACGTCGCGCAGGAACTCCAGGGTCACCTCGTACAGCTCGCCCTCGATCGCGGTGTCCGCCTTCGGGTCGGGCAGCAGCCCGGGGCAGACGTCGCGGATGGAGAAGAAGCGGTGGCCGGGCGCGGTGCGGACCACGCCGAGGAACGGCGAGTCGCCGAGCAGCGGGTGGAACTCGCCGCCGCGCATCGCCTGGCCGTTGAGGAACATCCGGACCATGGGGTAGGGCCTTTCTGGAGGAGCGCGCACGGTCCACCGGGGAGTGTTCGCCCCGGCGGACCGTACGAAACGGCGGTACGGGCTCAGCCGAGCCGTGCGTAGCCTGGCAGCGTCAGGAAGTCGACGAAGTCCTCGGCGAGCGACACCTGCTCGAAGAGGTCGCGCGCCTCGGCCCACCGGCCGGCCGCGTACACCTCGGCGCCCGACTCGGCCTCGATCGCCGCCAGTTCCTCGGCGACCAGGCGGCGGGCCAGCTCGGCGGTGGCCTTCTCGCCGGTGTCGGCGAGCACCACGCCGTTGTGGATCCACTGCCAGATCTGCGAGCGGGAGATCTCGGCGGTGGCCGCGTCCTCCATCATGTTGAAGATCGCGACCGCGCCGAGCCCGCGCAGCCAGGCCTCGCAGTAGCGCAGACCGACGGCGACCGCGTTCTGCAGGCCGGCCTCGGTGCAGGAGCCGCCCGCCCCGGCGACGTCGAGCAGTTCGGCGGCCGTCACCGGCTCGGCGGGGCCCGGGTTCTCCTTCTGGTTCGGCCGCTCGCCGAGCACCGCGTCGAAGCAGGCGCGGGCGACCGGGACCAGGTCGGGGTGGGCGACCCAGGAGCCGTCGAAGCCGAGCCCGGCCTCGCGCTCCTTGTCCGCCTTGACCTTGCCCAGGGCGGCCGCGTTGACCTCGGGGTCCTTGCGGCTGGGGATGAAGGCGGCCATCCCGCCGATCGCGTGCGCGCCGCGCCGGTGGCAGGTCTGCACCAGCAGCCGGGCGTAGGCGGCCATGAACGGGGAGGTCATGCCGACGCTGTTGCGGTCCGGCAGGATGTAGTGCTCGCCGGCGTCGCGGAAGTTCTTGACGATCGAGAAGAGGTAGTCCCAGCGGCCCGCGTTGAGACCGGCGGCGTGCTCGCGCAGCTCGTAGAGGATCTCGTCCATCTCGAAGGCGGCCATGATCGTCTCGATCAGCACGGTGGCCCGGATGGTGCCGTGCGGGATGCCGAGCTTGGCCTGGGCGTGGGTGAAGACGTCGTTCCAGAGCCGGGCCTCAAGGTGGCTCTCGGTCTTCGGGAGGTAGAAGTAGGGACCGGAGTTCGGGTCCTCGGTCCCCTTGGCCAGCAGCCGCTTCGCGTTGTGGAAGAAGTAGAGGCCGAAGTCGAAGAACGCGCCGGCCACCGGTACGCCGTCCACCATCAGGTGGTTCTCGTCCAGGTGCCAGCCGCGCGGGCGGACCACCACGGTGGCGAGCTCCGCGGCGGGCTTCAGCTTGTACTCCTTGCCCTGCGGCGAGGTGAAGTCGATCCGGCCCTCGTAGGCGTCGATCAGGTTGACCTGGCCCGAGACCACCGACTGCCAGGTGGGCGAGGTGGCGTCCTCGAAGTCGGCCAGCCAGATCTTGGCGCCGGAGTTGAGCGCGTTGATCACCATCTTGCGGTCGGTCGGGCCGGTGATCTCGACGCGGCGGTCCTGCAGGGCCCGCGGCGCCGGGGCCACCCGCCAGTCGCCGGCGCGGATCGCGGCGGTCTCGGGGAGGAAGTCGAGGGTGCCCGCCCTGGCGATCTCGGCGCGCCGGGTGTGTCGGCGGGCGAGAAGTTCCTGGCGACGGTCTTCGAAGGCCCGGTGGAGGCCGACCACGAAGGCCACAGCGTCGGGCGTGAGCACCTCCTCCGCACGGGGGACGCGCGGGCCGGCGACAGTGACGACCGGAGCGGCGGGGGCGCCGACGGATCCCTGGTCTGTAGCCATGGGCAGGACACTCCTTGGGCGGTAGAACCGGTGTAGGGAGCCCCGGTGGGAGCTTCCCTCAATTGATCTGACCCACCTACTGGCGAGTTCGATTCTGTAAGGTGGACACTAGTTTCCGCGATACAGAATTTCAACGGTTTGTTGAGGTAGATCGCTGGGACTCTACTCCTCCCCCGACAGCAAAGGGAACGCCGGTGGCCAGCACCCCTGCCGCAGCTTCGACCGGATCCGAGCGCGCCTCCGCGGGGAGCGTGCAGTCCGTCGAGCGCGCCTTCCAACTCCTGGAAGCGCTCGCCGACTCGGGCGGCGTCGCCACCCTGAGCGAGCTCTCCGGCACGTCGGGCCTCCCGATGCCGACCATCCACCGGCTGGTTCGTACCCTCGCACAGCAGGGATATGTCCGCCAGGACACAGCGCGGCGCTACACCTTGGGTCCGCGCCTGATCCGGCTGGGCGAGACCGCCGGGCGGCTGCTCGGCAGCTGGGCCCGACCGTATCTGGCCGAACTGATGGAGGCCACTGGCGAAACCGCCAACCTGGCCGTGCTGGAGGGCGGCGAGGTGGTCTACGTGGGCCAGGTGCAGTCGCGCCGCTCGATGCGGATGTTCACCGAGGTCGGCCGCCGGGTCCAGCCGCACTGCACCGGCGTCGGCAAGGCGCTGCTCGCCCAACTCCCCGAGGACGAGGCCCGCGCCGTGCTCGGCACCCAACCCCTGCCCGCGCACACCGAGTTCACCGTGACGGACGTCGAGGAGCTGTTCGCCCAGCTGGCCCAGGCGCGCGAGGCCGGGTACGTGGTGGACGACCAGGAGCAGGAGATCGGCGTGCGCTGCATCGCCGTCGCCGTGCCGGGCGCGCCGACCCCCACCGCCCTCTCGGTCTCCGGCCCCGAGGCGCGGATCCGGGCGCTGGAGGGGCAGACGGGCTCTTCGGAACTGGTGCCGGTGATGCGGCAGATCGCGCACCGGCTGGGGACCGTGCTGGCGCCCTGATCGATCGCCCCTGATCCTCCGTCAGGCATGCGTGCGGCCCGGATCCTCGTGGATCCGGGCCGCACGCATGCCTGTTGACAGTGCGTCAACTACCCCCTAGCGGTAGACCCGCACGTAGTCCGCCGCGAAGCTGATCGGGGCGGAACCGCTCGGGGCCGGGTGGTACTGGCCGGCGCTGATCGACAGGTTGAGGATCAGGTAGGCCGACCAGTTGGCACCGACGCCGGTGTTGTCGGAGAAGACCTTGACGCCGTTGACGTAGTAGTCGACGGAGGTGGCGCCGTAGTAGGTGCCGATGGTCACCCACTGGCCGGGCTTCACCGCGTTCGCGTCGGTGTAGTACTTCTGCGCGGAGTTGACGTGGTTGGTCAGCTCCAGCAGGTTCGGGTTGTCCGGGTGGTACTCGAAGGAGTCGATCTCGCTGCCGCCGTTCGCCCAGGTCCACAGCGCCGGCCAGGCGCCGGGTGCGGACGGCAGCTGCACCCGGGCCTCGGCGTAGTCGCCGGTCTTCACCTTGAAGCCCTGCTGGCTGCCCTCGGTGGTGAGCAGGCCGGTGGTCCACGCCTGCTTGCCGTTCTCCAGGGTGTGACTGGAGGGCTGGGCGGTGAAGGTGGCCGTGCCGTTCGCCACCGCGACGTCGGAGGGGGTGATCCAGTCGAGCTTGTTGTCGTCCGGGTTGTGGCTGCCGTACTTGTACGAGGTGGTGGTGCTGTCGTTCCACTTCGTGCTGTCGAGCGGGCCGTTGAACTCGTCGGACCAGGTCAGCGCCTTGCCGGGGACGGGTGAGCCGGTGGGGGCGGACGGGGCGGCGGGCGGGGTGACCGGGGAGGTGCCGGTGCCGCTCCCGCTGCCGCCCGCGCTGCCGCCGCCACCCGCGCCGGCGTTCGCGGACACCGTCAGGCTCTGCGCGGGCAGGTTGTGCCAGGCGCCCGCCTGGTCCTGGTAGAAGCCGAAGACGCTGTACGTCCCGCTCGCGAAGGTCCGCGCGCCGGTGGTGAGCGACAGGCCGCTCGGGCAGATCCGCTGGTTGGCGCGGTTCCCGGGGAAGTCGAGGTTGTTCCCTGCGGCGTCGCGCACGCCCACGCCCACCGTCTTCGCGGTGAAGCAGGAGCCCGCGTGCAGCGTCAGGGCGGCGCTGGTGGCCGCGCCGGCGGTGGCGGTGGTCGGGGTCAGCCGGTCCTGGGTGACGGTGGGCGCGCCGCCGGACGCCAGGGTCGAGGTCAGGGCGTTCGCCTGGCCGACCATGGGCACGGCGATCAGGCCGAGGGCGCCGGCGAGGATGCCGAGGCGGGCAGGGGTGGCGGAAGGGATCACGGGGGTTCCTCTTGCGACGCCTACGAGGTGAGCTGTCGGGTTCGGGCCGCAAGATGGCCCGGCCGCGCCGGAGGATCCCGGTCGGCTTCACCCCGAGCCGCACCCCCGCGCAGCCGGCTGGACGCGGGCGGGCGGGGACACGGCAGAACTACCTGGGTCCCCCGCTCCTGCCTGGTGCGGTGCTGGGGTTCCGACCCCGGGCAGGCAGGACTAGGCGTCCCGGGGACTGGTCCCGCCGCTGGGTGGCGAGACGTCTGCAGGGTAGGCAGACGAGCTGATCATCATCAATGTCACACGAGTCACACAGCTTCACATCCGCCGCCAAAGCGAAGCACTTCCGTCGCGCGAGCCCCGCTCAAGTTACATGGACATGAAGACTCACCCAGTCGGCTCCCAGCTTCTTCCCAGCCTTCCCGGAGCTGCCCCACACTGCTGCACATGCAGACTCTTCTACGCGCGTTGAAGTCGCGTACCGCCTCCGTCGTCACCGTCGGCCTGCTCACCCTGGCCCCGACCGCCGTCTTCGCCTCCGACGCCCACGCGGACGTCAGCGGCGACATCTGCCAGTCCGCGCTGCCCAGCCAGGCCGACCACACCCTCGACCTGATCGCGCAGGGCGGCCCGTTCCCGTACTCCGAGGACGGCGAGACCTTCCAGAACCGCGAGGGCGTCCTCCCCAGCGAGCCGTACGGCTTCTACCAGGAGTACACCGTCACCACCCCGGGCGCCGGCAACCGCAGCACCCGCCGGATCGTGACCGGCGAGGACGGGTCGGACTACTACACCTCCGACCACTACGAGTCGTTCTCGCTGATCGACTTCAGCTGCTGAGACAGTCGGCCGCATGGCGCCGGGGGCGAGGTACCGCGCCCCCGGCGCTGCGCGTCGCCTACTCGGGCAGCAGCGGCGCGATGACCGAGGGACCGGCGAACTGAGCGGCGAGCGCGTCCATGATCAGCTCGTCGCAGACCCGGCCGAGCCAGTAGCCGGCCTCGCGGAGCATCCCGGCGGGGCGGAAACCCGCCTTCTCGTAGGCGCGGACGCCACCCTTGTTCGGGGCGAGGACCTTGAGCCAGACCATCCGCAGGTTGGTGATGTGGAAGGCGTAGTCGAGCACGAGGCGGGTGGCGGCCGTGCCCAAGCCCTTGCCACGGGCTTCGGGGGCGAGCATCACGACGTACTCGGCGGTGCGGACGGCCTGGTCGGGCAGCAGGGTGGCGACCCCGACCGGGGTTGGGCCGTCCCCTGTCAGTTCGTAGATGGTGAACCGGATGTTGTCACCACGGAGTTGGTGGGCCATGCCCTCGGTGCGGGCCTCCAGTGACTCGGGCTGCTGGCGACCGTAGCCGACCAGGAGCACGGGGTCCTGCTCCCACCGCCAGTAGGTCTCCACGAGGTCGGCACGGTAGGGGCCGAGCGCGCAGGTGTCGGTGCCGACCCACAGGATCGGCTCAGGGCTGGCGGTGATGGCGGGCTCCGAGGGTGAGGATGGGCGTGTAGGCGCGGGTCGAGAGCGGTTCGGCGACCGGGGTGCCGTCCTCAGTCTGCACCCAGGCGTGCAGCCGCACGGGGTCGGCGGCTACGCCGTGGCACCAGGTGACGGCCAACCGGCGGGCGGCCAGCAACAACACGACAGCGATGGACTCCTCAAGGCAGGCGGTGCGGGCCGGGGAGCACCAGCCAGCGGCGCGGACGGCAAATACGGCAGCCGCCGCCTGTTCGAGGGTGGCCGGGCGACGGCAGGTTGACGAGGCCCAGTGGACGGTGCGGACGACGCGGAGCATCGTGGTGCTGCGGCTGCCTGCGGCCTTGATCGAGGCGACGGCAGCCACGGCCCCGGCGGCATTGATCAGGGCCGGGCGCGAAACGGGCTTGGGGCGGGTGGCACCAGCGGGGAACTCGGCACTGCCCCAGCTCCCGGTCGCTGTCGCTGCCTCTGTCACCGGCCACGGGCAGGCGGCAGAGGCAGGAGTGAGGAGTTTGGCGTCCAGAAGTTGGGAGGCGAGCTGTTCGGACAGCGGATCCAGGCAGCCGGTTCGGGCTGCCTGGCGAAAGCGCTCGGCGGCCGCCGGCAGCAGGCCTTGGATCTTGCCGGTGCGGTAATCGATGAGGACCAGGACGTGGCCGAAGTCGGCAGCGCGGACCCACAGTGGCGGAACGGCGAAGGTAGGGAGATCAGACACAGGGTTCGGGCCTTGCCGGAGTTCGGATCCAATCAGGCGCGGGGTCGCGGTGATGGGCGATCAACCACGCTTCCACGGTGAGAGCCTGTTCGAGGGTGGCGAGCGGCATCGGCAGGCCTGCGGCCGCCTGGGCCAAGTGCTTGCGGAACCGGCCGGGTTGAAGCAGGCCAAGGGCCGCCAGGTAGCCATCGGCGAGGGCGGACAGCTCTGCGAGATTGGTTCGCAACCCGGTGTAGTGGTCAGCGTCGAAGCTGCCCTTGGTCGTGCGAGCGGCGGTCTCGGCAGGCAGCAGACCGGACATCGCGCGGGCCAGGACCGGCTTGTAGGCGTGCAGGGCGGGTCGGCGGTCGAGCGGGGTGGTCAGCACCGCATCCACCACCAGCGGGTCGAGGAACGGATTGTGCAACTCAACGCCCGAGGCGGCGGCCAGCTGGGTATCGGCTGCGGCGGTCCGGGCGACCTCGCGGATCTCGTCCACCAGCGTCCGCACCGAGAAGTCCAGGCCCTGCAAGGGATCGGCCTCGGCAGCGGCCTGTCCGGCGGCCTCCGTGACAAGACGGGCGGCCGACGGAGCGGCCCAGGCCGGATGCGCCAGCAGCGGGAACCAGACCACCAGGCCGTGATCGTCGCGCCCCCGCGTCCCGATTGAAGCGGCGAGGGTTGCAAGGGCTTGGCTGCGGCCGGTACGAGTGGCACGGGCGGCTCCCCACAGCAATGGGCCGACCGAGGTGTGGCGCAGGCGAGCCCAGCCAATGGCCTCGCCCGCTGCACGGCGAAGGCGGCGATGGCGGAGCAGGTCGGCCAAATGGATCGGAGGCTGGAACAGGACGCTGTCGCCGCCATCGCCTGTCAGGTGGGTACGAGTGCCCAGTACGTCCCGCATCCAATCCAGTTGGCCAGTCAGCCTGGCCTGGGTGAGTGTCGAGGGCGCCGGTTCGTCGGTCGCGGGCACCTCCGAGATCGCGGTGTAGGGAAGGTGCCGTTCGGTCAGCGGCAGCAGATGGTGGTCGATCCGGTGCGGGTAGCGGCTGGCGGCCAAGCGGGCATGGCGGAGATCGGCTCCGCCGAGGTCCCCATTGGGGTGGATGGTGATTGCGTTCAGCCGCCGACCGGTTGGAAGGGCTGTGGCAGCCAGCAGTGCAATGCTGGTGGAATCCAATCCACCGGACAGGTCACACGACAGCGCCGGGTCGGCAGTCATCTGCAGGGCGACCGCGGCGGCCAAGGCGTCGTACAGTCGAAGATCGGGCAACCATCCGGGCACCGGGTCCGGCCGCCACTGGGTGGTGACGCGCCAGGTGGTGCCGTTGGCCGGCAGTTCGACCCGTGCCCCGGGCGGAAGCTGTCGCACGCCGTCGAAGAATGTACGACCAGCGGCCAGGGCGGGCACCGAGGGAAGGAACACAGCGCAGGCCAGGCGCTGCGTGTCGATCGACGCCCCGGTGAGGGCTGCCAGCAGTCGAGCAGAGGTGGACCAGACCCAGCCGCTTTCCCAGCGGGTCGCGTAGACCGGCTGAGCGGCGGCCGGGTCCGTGTGGATTACCACCGCAGCATCGGTCTCCTCAATGACGGCGTAGGCACCGGACCAACGCCAGGCCACGTCAACCGGTAGGGCGGACTCGGCCAGCAAGGACAGTTCGAAGTCGCTCACGCCGCACCGGCCGGCCACCAGCACGCTCCGGCCGGTGCGGCCGGTCAGGGCTCGCAAGGTTCCTTCGCCGAGCCGCCAACTCCGCGAGCAGGCCGCGCTCGCCCCCTGCGGGCGAGGGCCGATGGCGTTGGCAGTGCTGAATCCTCCGAGGATCATGGCTTCCTCCATGGGCTGGGGGCGGTGCTGTTGCCCCGATCGACGCCGGGGCAACAGCACCAGGGGCGGGTCAGCAGTTGTAGGCGCGGCGCTTGTCCTCGCTGCTGCCCTGGCCCTGGCCCTCAGTCAGGGCCGCCGCGTCGCCGATCTCGACCGGCGCGGCGTCGTCCTCGATGGTGGCCTCGGTGTGGACCAGGTCGCTCATTGGTTTCGTCCTCTCTTCCAGATGATCGATTTCGCCCGATCAGCCCGCTGCCGGCCGGGCACGGCACCGTGAGGGTGCCGTCTTCCGCCCTGGCACAGGCTCAGGGCGAAAAGTCATGCTGCCCATCGCCGATCGGCGGCGGGTCAGCGTGCCGGCGATGGCCACGGCGGGCGTATCCGCGGGCGGCGGTGGCCGGACCGCTGGCGGGCGAGCGCGCGGGCCGCACGGCGTGGGTGACCCATGAGCTGGCGGCGCATCAACGGCTGCTCGGGCAGCTCCAGCTCCGCCCAGACCTTCTTCCCTCGCTCGGTCCGCTCAGCACCGTGTTTCAGGGACAAGCGCTCGACCAGGAGCAAGCCACGTCCGCTCT
Coding sequences within:
- a CDS encoding gamma-glutamylcyclotransferase translates to MVRMFLNGQAMRGGEFHPLLGDSPFLGVVRTAPGHRFFSIRDVCPGLLPDPKADTAIEGELYEVTLEFLRDVLLPGEPPELEFGVIELADGSACFSMVLARGELERGAHREITGFGGWRAYLATLGRAF
- the aceB gene encoding malate synthase A, with the translated sequence MATDQGSVGAPAAPVVTVAGPRVPRAEEVLTPDAVAFVVGLHRAFEDRRQELLARRHTRRAEIARAGTLDFLPETAAIRAGDWRVAPAPRALQDRRVEITGPTDRKMVINALNSGAKIWLADFEDATSPTWQSVVSGQVNLIDAYEGRIDFTSPQGKEYKLKPAAELATVVVRPRGWHLDENHLMVDGVPVAGAFFDFGLYFFHNAKRLLAKGTEDPNSGPYFYLPKTESHLEARLWNDVFTHAQAKLGIPHGTIRATVLIETIMAAFEMDEILYELREHAAGLNAGRWDYLFSIVKNFRDAGEHYILPDRNSVGMTSPFMAAYARLLVQTCHRRGAHAIGGMAAFIPSRKDPEVNAAALGKVKADKEREAGLGFDGSWVAHPDLVPVARACFDAVLGERPNQKENPGPAEPVTAAELLDVAGAGGSCTEAGLQNAVAVGLRYCEAWLRGLGAVAIFNMMEDAATAEISRSQIWQWIHNGVVLADTGEKATAELARRLVAEELAAIEAESGAEVYAAGRWAEARDLFEQVSLAEDFVDFLTLPGYARLG
- a CDS encoding IclR family transcriptional regulator: MASTPAAASTGSERASAGSVQSVERAFQLLEALADSGGVATLSELSGTSGLPMPTIHRLVRTLAQQGYVRQDTARRYTLGPRLIRLGETAGRLLGSWARPYLAELMEATGETANLAVLEGGEVVYVGQVQSRRSMRMFTEVGRRVQPHCTGVGKALLAQLPEDEARAVLGTQPLPAHTEFTVTDVEELFAQLAQAREAGYVVDDQEQEIGVRCIAVAVPGAPTPTALSVSGPEARIRALEGQTGSSELVPVMRQIAHRLGTVLAP
- a CDS encoding glycoside hydrolase family 16 protein translates to MIPSATPARLGILAGALGLIAVPMVGQANALTSTLASGGAPTVTQDRLTPTTATAGAATSAALTLHAGSCFTAKTVGVGVRDAAGNNLDFPGNRANQRICPSGLSLTTGARTFASGTYSVFGFYQDQAGAWHNLPAQSLTVSANAGAGGGGSAGGSGSGTGTSPVTPPAAPSAPTGSPVPGKALTWSDEFNGPLDSTKWNDSTTTSYKYGSHNPDDNKLDWITPSDVAVANGTATFTAQPSSHTLENGKQAWTTGLLTTEGSQQGFKVKTGDYAEARVQLPSAPGAWPALWTWANGGSEIDSFEYHPDNPNLLELTNHVNSAQKYYTDANAVKPGQWVTIGTYYGATSVDYYVNGVKVFSDNTGVGANWSAYLILNLSISAGQYHPAPSGSAPISFAADYVRVYR
- a CDS encoding ribonuclease domain-containing protein encodes the protein MQTLLRALKSRTASVVTVGLLTLAPTAVFASDAHADVSGDICQSALPSQADHTLDLIAQGGPFPYSEDGETFQNREGVLPSEPYGFYQEYTVTTPGAGNRSTRRIVTGEDGSDYYTSDHYESFSLIDFSC
- a CDS encoding GNAT family N-acetyltransferase codes for the protein MWVGTDTCALGPYRADLVETYWRWEQDPVLLVGYGRQQPESLEARTEGMAHQLRGDNIRFTIYELTGDGPTPVGVATLLPDQAVRTAEYVVMLAPEARGKGLGTAATRLVLDYAFHITNLRMVWLKVLAPNKGGVRAYEKAGFRPAGMLREAGYWLGRVCDELIMDALAAQFAGPSVIAPLLPE
- a CDS encoding lasso peptide biosynthesis B2 protein, translating into MSDLPTFAVPPLWVRAADFGHVLVLIDYRTGKIQGLLPAAAERFRQAARTGCLDPLSEQLASQLLDAKLLTPASAACPWPVTEAATATGSWGSAEFPAGATRPKPVSRPALINAAGAVAAVASIKAAGSRSTTMLRVVRTVHWASSTCRRPATLEQAAAAVFAVRAAGWCSPARTACLEESIAVVLLLAARRLAVTWCHGVAADPVRLHAWVQTEDGTPVAEPLSTRAYTPILTLGARHHRQP
- a CDS encoding albusnodin/ikarugamycin family macrolactam cyclase, which gives rise to MILGGFSTANAIGPRPQGASAACSRSWRLGEGTLRALTGRTGRSVLVAGRCGVSDFELSLLAESALPVDVAWRWSGAYAVIEETDAAVVIHTDPAAAQPVYATRWESGWVWSTSARLLAALTGASIDTQRLACAVFLPSVPALAAGRTFFDGVRQLPPGARVELPANGTTWRVTTQWRPDPVPGWLPDLRLYDALAAAVALQMTADPALSCDLSGGLDSTSIALLAATALPTGRRLNAITIHPNGDLGGADLRHARLAASRYPHRIDHHLLPLTERHLPYTAISEVPATDEPAPSTLTQARLTGQLDWMRDVLGTRTHLTGDGGDSVLFQPPIHLADLLRHRRLRRAAGEAIGWARLRHTSVGPLLWGAARATRTGRSQALATLAASIGTRGRDDHGLVVWFPLLAHPAWAAPSAARLVTEAAGQAAAEADPLQGLDFSVRTLVDEIREVARTAAADTQLAAASGVELHNPFLDPLVVDAVLTTPLDRRPALHAYKPVLARAMSGLLPAETAARTTKGSFDADHYTGLRTNLAELSALADGYLAALGLLQPGRFRKHLAQAAAGLPMPLATLEQALTVEAWLIAHHRDPAPDWIRTPARPEPCV
- a CDS encoding albusnodin family lasso peptide — protein: MSDLVHTEATIEDDAAPVEIGDAAALTEGQGQGSSEDKRRAYNC